The following nucleotide sequence is from Streptomyces sp. NBC_00239.
GGCGCGGAGTTCGGCGTACATGGGGGCGGGAGCTCCTATCGGACGGTGTGGCGGGGCGGGTGGCGCGGGGCGAGGGCCTCGTGGGTGGCGGCGAGGGCCGGGGCGGCGGTCTCGTACGTGCGCTGGGCGACGCCCACGAACAGGCAGTCCACGACGAGCAGCTGGCCGGTGCGGCTGGACATCGCGGCCGGGCGCAGCTCGCTCTCGCGCGCGCCGGAGGTCGCCAGCAGCAGGTCGGCGTGGTGCGCGACCGGGGCGTCCGGGCGGCCGGTGATCGCGACGGTGGTCGCGCCGCGCTCGAAGGCGGTGCGCAGCGGGTCGAGCACGTCGACGGTGGTGCCGGAGTGGGTGATCGCCACGGCCGCATCGCCGGGACGGAGCTGGACGGCGCTGGTGAGGGCGAGGTGCGGGTCGGTGTGGGCGTGCGCGATCAGGCCGATGCGCAGGAGCTTCTGCGCGAGGTCCTGGCCGACCAGGGCGGAGGCGCCGACGCCGTAGACGTCGATGCGGCGGGCGGTGGCGAGGGCCGTGACGGCGCC
It contains:
- a CDS encoding MurR/RpiR family transcriptional regulator, with the protein product MRALAPALPRSVQRVAEAVAADPAGCSALTVTALAEHTATSEATVVRTARVLGYPGYKELRLALAGLAAQQEAGTAPAVTADIAVDDSLAEVVAKLAADERQTLADTAAGLDLSALGGAVTALATARRIDVYGVGASALVGQDLAQKLLRIGLIAHAHTDPHLALTSAVQLRPGDAAVAITHSGTTVDVLDPLRTAFERGATTVAITGRPDAPVAHHADLLLATSGARESELRPAAMSSRTGQLLVVDCLFVGVAQRTYETAAPALAATHEALAPRHPPRHTVR